The following coding sequences are from one Clarias gariepinus isolate MV-2021 ecotype Netherlands chromosome 19, CGAR_prim_01v2, whole genome shotgun sequence window:
- the si:dkeyp-72g9.4 gene encoding uncharacterized protein si:dkeyp-72g9.4 — protein MRPRSRLLAKRGLPTIREGSEELVHDLNQTNSQHSSAQDYFHSICQLARPTFPLHEPDRDILSIGRLDSPKPCMRPHRLRQLVQPLTCPVDASTTQSPKVESPGPSSSAPDQAQGSEQDCPTSADPLEYLYGYREAETFSSSTRRGSVPLRRARSVPCPGLDIQNKSCPNLHLPESVPSPVVPQRSPLSRKKLDSAKVDGAPSGWRAKSSRSMDKQTIVSHWISECRSAWREARIRACMLPAIAEK, from the coding sequence ATGCGGCCCAGGTCTAGACTTCTGGCTAAGCGGGGCCTCCCGACCATCCGTGAGGGTTCGGAGGAGCTCGTGCACGACCTGAACCAGACCAACAGCCAGCACAGCAGTGCGCAGGACTACTTCCACTCCATCTGCCAGCTGGCCCGGCCTACTTTTCCCTTACACGAGCCAGACCGTGACATCCTGTCCATCGGCAGACTGGACTCTCCGAAGCCGTGCATGCGTCCGCATCGTCTGCGCCAGCTTGTCCAGCCCCTAACCTGCCCCGTTGACGCCTCCACGACCCAGTCACCCAAGGTGGAATCACCGGGGCCATCGTCCTCAGCGCCAGATCAAGCCCAAGGCTCCGAGCAGGACTGCCCAACCTCTGCTGACCCGCTGGAGTATCTCTacggctacagagaagcagagaCTTTCTCTTCCTCCACCAGAAGGGGCAGCGTTCCGCTTCGCAGAGCACGCAGCGTGCCCTGTCCTGGGCTTGATATCCAGAACAAAAGTTGTCCTAATTTGCATCTACCAGAGTCTGTCCCGTCTCCTGTTGTGCCACAGCGCTCGCCGCTCAGCAGGAAGAAGCTAGATAGTGCCAAGGTCGATGGCGCCCCTTCTGGTTGGAGGGCGAAAAGCAGTCGCAGCATGGACAAGCAAACAATCGTGTCGCACTGGATCTCGGAGTGCCGGAGCGCATGGAGGGAAGCCCGTATCCGTGCCTGCATGCTCCCCGCCATCGCCGAGAAGTAA